DNA sequence from the Gordonia polyisoprenivorans genome:
TGTCGTGGTCGGAGTCGGAGTCGGCCGCGTCGGCGCGGATCGCCTCCACCAGCGCCTCGGTGGTGAACACGTAATTGCCCATCGAGGCGAAGGTCACGTCGGGGTCGTCGGGAGTACCCGGCGGATCGGCGGGCTTCTCCAGGAACCGGGTGATCTGACCAGACTCGTCGGCATCGATGCACCCGAACGCACTGGCCTCCGCGCGCGGCACCCGGATACCCGCGACGGTGACGTCGGCTCCCGAGTCGATATGCGCCTCGACCATCTGTGACGGGTCCATCCGGTACACGTGGTCGGCACCGAAAACGACGATGTACTCCGGCTGTTCGTCCTCGATGAGGTTCATCGACTGGAAGATCGCATCGGCGCTGCCGGTGTACCACCGCGGTCCCAGGCGCTGCTGCGCGGGCACCGGGGTGATGTACTCCCCGTGGAATCCCGACGACCACCAGGTCTGCGAGATGTGGCGGTCGAGTGAATGCGACTTGTATTGCGTCAGAACGCAGATGCGTTCGTAACCGGCGTTGACCAGATTGGACAGGACGAAGTCGATCAGCCGGTAGGCGCCACCGAATGGGACCGCCGGTTTCGCGCGGTCCATCGTCAGCGGGTACAGGCGTTTACCCTCACCGCCCGCAAGGACGATACCGAGCACGTGCGGCTGTGATCTCACACTCACAACTTAACCGCCAATCTGTGCACGGGCCAGACGAACACACACCTCGATCCACTGATGTTCGCGATGTTCTCGCCTCGACGACATCCGGCTCTTGCCGAGTTTGCCCCGCTTTCGTGGCGAACTGCGCGTGCGGGCACTAGCGTCGTCGTCATGAGGGTGGCGATGATGACACGGGAGTATCCACCCGAGGTCTACGGTGGTGCCGGAGTCCACGTGACCGAGTTGGTGCGACATCTGCGCGCACTGATCGAGGTCGACGTGCACTGCATGGGGCAACCGCGGGACACCGCAACGGTGTACGCACCCGACCCGGGACTCAACGGCGCCAACGCGGCGATCACAACGCTGTCCGCCGATCTGCGGATGGCGGTGGGTGCCGCCGGCGCCGACCTGGTGCATTCGCACACCTGGTACACCGGTCTCGCCGGCCACCTGGCGGCCGAGTTGCACGGCGTGCCACATGTATTGACCGCACACTCGCTGGAACCGATGAGACCCTGGAAGGCCGAGCAACTCGGCGGCGGCTATCGGGTGTCGAGCTGGGTGGAGCGCAACGCCGTCGAGTACGCCGACGCGGTGATCGCGGTCAGCTCCGGGATGGCCAACGACGTGTGCGAGACCTATCCGCGCCTCGATCCCGGTCGAGTTCACGTGGTGCGCAACGGGATCGACACGTCGCAGTGGTTCGCGGTGGACGACCCGTTCGGTCCGGACTCGACATTGACCGCGCTCGGCGTCGACCCGGATCGGCCGATCGCGGCTTTCGTCGGCCGGATCACGAGACAAAAGGGCGTCGCCCACCTCGTCGCAGCCGCCCACCATTTCGATCCCGACGTCCAGCTCATCCTGTGTGCAGGAGCGCCGGATACCCCGGAAATCGGTGCGGAGGTCGAGTCGGCGGTCGCCGCGTTGTCGGCCTCGCGGCATGGCGTGCACTGGGTCCGGGAGATGCTCCCACTCCCGCGCATCCGGGAAATCCTCACCGCCGCAACAGTATTCGTCTGCCCGTCGGTGTACGAGCCGCTGGGTATCGTGAACCTCGAGGCGATGGCCTGCGGGACGGCGGTGGTGGCCTCGGCGGTCGGCGGCATTCCCGAGGTGGTCCGCGACGCCGTCACCGGTGTCCTCGTCCCCTACGATCCGGCCGACTCGGCTGCGTTCGAACGCGGCCTCGCCGACGGCGTCAATGCGGTGGTGCGGGATCCGGCGACCGCCGAGTCGATGGGCAAGGCCGGACGCGAACGGGCCGCTGCGGAATTCTCCTGGGATGCGATCGCCGAGCAGACCCTCGCGGTATATCAGGCCGTCACGCACTGATCCGCGGCCCGACGCGCGGGACCGGTCAGC
Encoded proteins:
- the glgA gene encoding glycogen synthase — its product is MRVAMMTREYPPEVYGGAGVHVTELVRHLRALIEVDVHCMGQPRDTATVYAPDPGLNGANAAITTLSADLRMAVGAAGADLVHSHTWYTGLAGHLAAELHGVPHVLTAHSLEPMRPWKAEQLGGGYRVSSWVERNAVEYADAVIAVSSGMANDVCETYPRLDPGRVHVVRNGIDTSQWFAVDDPFGPDSTLTALGVDPDRPIAAFVGRITRQKGVAHLVAAAHHFDPDVQLILCAGAPDTPEIGAEVESAVAALSASRHGVHWVREMLPLPRIREILTAATVFVCPSVYEPLGIVNLEAMACGTAVVASAVGGIPEVVRDAVTGVLVPYDPADSAAFERGLADGVNAVVRDPATAESMGKAGRERAAAEFSWDAIAEQTLAVYQAVTH
- the glgC gene encoding glucose-1-phosphate adenylyltransferase, with the protein product MRSQPHVLGIVLAGGEGKRLYPLTMDRAKPAVPFGGAYRLIDFVLSNLVNAGYERICVLTQYKSHSLDRHISQTWWSSGFHGEYITPVPAQQRLGPRWYTGSADAIFQSMNLIEDEQPEYIVVFGADHVYRMDPSQMVEAHIDSGADVTVAGIRVPRAEASAFGCIDADESGQITRFLEKPADPPGTPDDPDVTFASMGNYVFTTEALVEAIRADAADSDSDHDMGGDIIPAFVNQQRAFVYDFADNEVPGATERDRGYWRDVGTLDAFYDAHMDLVSVHPVFNLYNRRWPIRGETLHLPPAKFVQGGHAQDSVVGAGCIVSAGSVRTSVLSANVMIEDGAVVEGSVLMPGVRVGKGAVVRRAILDKNVVVGEGEQLGTDLESDRQRFAVSAGGVVTVGKNIRV